In Eptesicus fuscus isolate TK198812 chromosome 23, DD_ASM_mEF_20220401, whole genome shotgun sequence, one genomic interval encodes:
- the LOC103304945 gene encoding immunoglobulin omega chain-like — protein MAWTPLLLALLSLCTGSLSQPVLTQPPSLSASPGATARLTCTLSSGFSVGSYTIYWYQQKPGSPPRYLLRYKSDSDKHQGSGVPSRFSGSKDASANAGLLLISGLQPEDEADYYCATPVGSGSSYRYPQCLRGRGSETKTPGPRGGGSEPPFSEERLWGLCQGGSSAGTCVPGRRRSHSMEQQHRRPRSTREVMEPRPPPRVGGILRRNISESESQLLPPVVCCLLLTQSSSLLTLLVPNVWGVASRQQFSDTS, from the exons atggcctggactcctctgctcctcgcgctcctctctctctgcacag ggtccctctcccagcctgtgctgacccagccgccctccctctctgcatctccgGGAGCCACAGCCAGACTCACCTGCACCCTGAGCAGTGGCTTCAGTGTTGGCAGCTACACTATATACTGGTAccagcagaagccagggagccctccccgGTATCTCCTGAGATATAAATCAGACTCAGATAAGCACCAGGGCTCCGGGGTCCCCAGCCGCTTCTCTGGATCCAAAGACGCCTCGGCCAATGCGGGGCTCCTGCTCATctcggggctgcagcctgaggatGAGGCTGACTATTACTGCGCTACACCTGTTGGCAGTGGGAGCAGCTACCGTTACCCACAGTGTCTCAGAGGACGAGGAAGTGAGACAAAAACCCCTGGGCCCCGAGGCGGTGGCTCTGAGCCTCCCTTCAGCGAGGAGCGTCTGTGGGGCCTCTGTCAGGGGGGCTCCTCTGCAGGGACCTGTGTCCCCGGGAGGAGGAGGTCACACTCGATGGAGCAGCAGCACAGGCGTCCCAGGAGCACACGGGAGGTCAtggagccccgccccccaccccgtgtcGGGGGAATTCTCAGAAGGAACATTTCTGAGTCAGAATCTCAGCTCCTTCCTCCTGTTGTGTGTTGTCTGCTCCTCACCCAGAGCTCTTCCCTCCTGACCCTTCTGGTCCCCAATGTGTGGGGAGTGGCTTCCCGACAGCAGTTCTCTGACACCAGCTGA